The following is a genomic window from Bacillus sp. FJAT-52991.
AATGGGGATAGATAAGTCCAATATTCGATACGTCCTTCATTTTCAATTGCCGAAAAATATGGAAAGCTATTATCAAGAGGCTGGGCGCGCAGGACGAGATGGGTTGCCGAGTGAGTGTATTTTGCTTTACTCCTCACAAGATGTACAGACACAGCGCTTTTTAATCGATCAGTCGCAAGAGCGAGAACGGATACCGAAAGAGCTTGAGAAACTGCAGCTAATGGTGGATTACTGTCATACGGAAAGCTGTTTGCAAAGTTTTATCGTGAAATATTTCGGGGAAACGTCTTCGGAGCCATGCGGTCGCTGTGGAAATTGTATCGATTCAAGAAGCAGTGTTGATGTTACGAAAGAAGCCCAAATGGTGCTGTCGTGTGTCATTCGCATGGGCCAGCGCTTTGGCAAAGCGATGACAGCGCAAGTGTTAACCGGTTCGAGAAATAAAAAATTGCTTGAACTTGGCTTTGAGCAATTGTCGACGTATGGTATTTTGAAACGGCAAAGTGCCAAAGAGGTTAGTCACTTTATCGAGTTTTTAATTTCTAAAGAGCTGCTCGGTGTCGAGCATGGAACGTACCCGACGATTTTTGTGACGAGTAGCGGCAAGGATGTCTTGCTTGGTCAACAATCGGTTCAGCGAAAAGAAGTGGTGCAAACGAAGCAAATTTCTAAAGATGATCCGTTGTTTGAACAATTACGAAGTTTACGGAAACAGCTGGCTCAAGAAGCGGGAGTGCCACCTTTTGTTATCTTTTCAGATTCGACTTTACAAGATATGTGCACAAGGCTTCCACAATCGGATGAAGAGTTTCTAACGGTGAGTGGAGTCGGAAGCAGTAAGCTTGAAAAATATGGGGAGGCTTTTCTGCAGTTGATTATCCAGTTTGTCAAGGAGCATCCTGAAAGAGAGAAAGTAAGTACCATCACGGTTCCTTCCGCACCGAAGAAAAAGTCAGTGAGCGGTTCGCATTTAGAAACATTGGCTTTGCATCAAGAGCAGTTAACAGTTGAAGAAATCGCGGAAAAGCGTGACCTCTCTATCCTTACGATTGAAAATCATCTAGCCCAGTGCATAGAAGAAGGGTTAGATGTCCATTTGTCTTCGCTCATTCCTGCTACTCACCATTCGTTGCTTGAACAAGCTGTAGAGAAGGTTGGAGTGGATAAACTAAAGCCGATTAAAGAACAGCTTCCGGAAGAAGTGACGTATGGAATGATTAAATTTTTTCTAGCGACGAAAAGAAATGGTTGACGGATATGGTGAATGATGATATAATTTTACACTCAGTTAGAAAGTAACTTAAAACGTTTTATATAGATACTGGCATTCTGCTATGTTTTTGACGTAAGACTTATTCACACTGGAGCGGCTTCGGAGCCGCAAGGACTTAAGAGAAGGCAGGGCTTAGGTCGTTTAGGTTCATCATAAACGACGATGTGGAACAAAACCGCGGCGGTTTCATTCCAAGCAAGATAGGAAGAACACAACTCATTGAAAAGCGTTTGAGTTACGAATATATGCATATAAGAACGAGATCATCTCGTAAAAGGGCTTGTCTCCTACGAAAACTTATGTAGGGGACAAGCCCTTTTTATTTGGAGTTCGCCTATACAGAAGAAGGAGAGATTTGGTAATATGAAGTTAAAACGATCTCATGATTAGAAGCCTAGGTGAAAAAATGAAGTGGTATAAATCATATATTTTTTGGAAGATATTTTTGATTAATCTCGCTGTTATTTTTACTGTATTACTCTTTGTTTTTACCGCTTCTCGTGTCCTTCTGCCTGACATCTCTCAAGATGTTTATCGTGAAATTACAGATAGAAATGCGAAGCGAATTAAAGAAAAAATATCAGTGGTTGCAGACGAAATGAGGACCCTTGCTGTTCATGTTCAGTCGAGGGAAGAACTGCAATCCACTGATCCTGATGAGTTATCTAAAGAATTAGGTATGTTAAGTGATGTTTCTTCTTTTGTCGATAGTGCCATCATTTCTGATAAAGAAGGCAATGTGCAAGCCTATTTTCCGAAAGAGGGACATCATTCACTTAAAAATGTGAAAGACGAAGTATATTTTAAACGGCCGTTCGAAACGAAAGAGCCTTATGTTAGTGAGGTTTTAAACCTTCCAGCGCATGGGCCTGTCATCGTCTTTGCTGTCCCTATCTTAGTAGATGGGGAAGTGAGCCGCGTTGTCAATTTGACGTTATGGATTAAAGAAAATAGAAATTTTCAAACGATCTTTCAAACGTATAAATTTGGTTATGAAAAAACGGGCTCGGCTTTTATCGTCGACCGTCAAGGAACAGTTATTTCTCATCCGGATGTGACGCAAATCGGCAAAGATATGTCTGAACATTCAGTTGTTCAAAAGTTAAAGAAGCATGAATCGGGATATGTAGAGACCACATCTGAAGAAGGCGTTGACTATTTTTCTTCCTTTGAATATGTCTCATTCGTGGATTGGGGCATTGTAGCGGAAGTACCGAAAGAAGATGTGTATTATCAATATCATTTATTTAGGAAATCATTATGGATCATGTCGATTTTCGTTGTGTGCGCTTTGGCTCTCCTGACAGCTCTATACGCTCAAGATCTTGTGAAGCCGATTCGGCGGTTGTATGCAGGGGTCGATTCAGTGGCAAAAGGGGATGAGTATCAAAAGATTTCTCCTATCGTGAAAGGGGAGATCGGGGTGCTTTCGACTCGCTTTAATGAAATGGTCGAATATATGCGAACTTCGAAGTTGAGCTTACAAAGAAAAGAAGAAGAATTACAGCGGCAAAAAGACTTCTTCCGCACCGTGATTGATATGAACCCGAGTTATATTTATGCGGTAGATGAAGAAGGGTATTTTACGTTTGTAAATCAATCATTTGCGTCATTTCTTTGTCGAACAGTGGCTGATTTTGAAGGGAAGAAAGTGTCTGACTTCTCCTTTAAACAAGAGCAAGAAGTTGGGCAGACGCATTCTTTTGTTAGAGAAATGTTTATCAATCCAAAAGGTGAAATGCGTCATGTAGAAACAGCACATTTACCGATTTTTTCGGATTTGAATCAATTGGAACAAACGCTTTACGTGTCGACAGATATAACAGAGAGGATTCAAGCGGAAGAGTGGATTAGGACATCGGAAAAGCTGACAGTTGTTGGTGAGCTAGCTGCTGGAGTTGCTCATGAGATTAGAAACCCACTTACTTCGATTAAAGGGTTTGTTCAGTTAATGAAAGAGGACTCACCGAAAAATCGGCCTTATTTAGAAGTGATTGATTCAGAAATTGAACGGATTAGTGCGATTGTTAATGAATTTCTTGTTCTTGGCAAACCTCAAGCAATGGAGTTTCGGCCAACGAATATGAATAAACTCATTAAAGAAGTGACCACGCTATTAGCGGCTCAAGCGAATATGAACGGGGTACAAATTGAAGAAGAATTTTCCCCGCATTTGCCGATCATTTATTGTGATCAAAATCAAATGAAACAAGTGTTTATTAATATTGTAAAAAATGCCATTGAAGCGATGCCAAATGGGGGGCATGTTCATATTGAAACAAAGTCAACAGAGAATGGGCTGGTGTTCACTTTTAAAGATGAAGGAATGGGCATTTCTAAAGAGCGATTAGCACGGATTGGAGAACCTTTTTACAGTACGAAAGAGAAGGGGACAGGGCTTGGCTTAATGGTCAGCTACCGCATTATTGAAGCTCACAATGCTCATATGAACATCACAAGTGAACTAGGAAAAGGCACCGTAGTTGAGGTGACATTTCCATTAAGCTAAGTACATAATCGAGGCAAAGGGGACTGTCCCCCTTGCCTCGACTTCGTTTAAAAAAATTTGTTTTTCACCGCGATACCTAATTGCTTGATAGTCCCCGGTGTTTGTTTCGCTTCTGCAATGAATTGTGTCATGATTTCTTTCTTTTGCTCAATGTCTTGTTGGATGCTCTCTTGATGGGCTGTTAGTGCTTGGACTTCTGATTGTAGCTTCATCTGTTGTTCGTTGATTCTCTCTGAAGCGGATTGAAGTCGATTCAATGTTGGTTGCATCGTTTTAAACGTACTCATAACAGAGATGATTAAATAAAAGATGGCTATGATAAAGATGGCTAAGCTGGCCCAGCCGATGATTTCCATACGATGACCTCCCCTTTTGTTGTTATATCCATTATTGTAATGGACTCCACTACGTTTTTCCATTAATTCAGTTAAAATAGGGGATAATAGGAACGGAAGGAGAGAAGATATGAGTCAGTATCAGTTACTTGAAACAGCATTTTATCAGCAGCCGACTTTACAACTTGCGAAAGAGTTATTAGGGTGTACATTAGTGAAAATATCGACTGAAGGAACGACGGCTGGCTATATTGTCGAAACAGAAGCGTATCGCGGACCGCATGATCGGGCCGCTCATAGCTATAACAACCGCCGAACAAAACGAACAGAAATTATGTTTAAAGAAGCGGGTCATGTGTATACGTATGTGATGCATACGCATTGTTTGGTAAATGTGGTTAGCGGAGAAGTGGAGCAGCCGGAAGTGGTTCTCATTCGAGCGGTAGAACCATGTGAAGGTGTGGAGTTGATGGTTGAACGACGAGGGGCGATGGCGTTGAAAAATTTGACGAGCGGACCGGGAAAATTAACAAAAGCGATGGGGATTACGATGGAAGACTATGGACGACGATTTGATGAGTCGCCATTGTTTATCGCAAAAGGTGTGGCACCAGAAGAAATTTCTGTCGGGCCAAGAATTGGTATTGCGAACTCCGGCGAAGCGAAGGATTATCCGTGGCGTTTTTGGATCACAGATAACTCATTTGTTTCAAGGTAAAAGCGGAGGTCTATTTCAGCTCCGCTTTTGTATTTGTATATTTCGTTTTCGCTGCAGCCATAGCTCTTCTAACGAACCGGAGCCTAGCAGAACACCAGAGACGATCAGCATAAATCCGATAAAATGAGCCGGCAACATTGATTCGTCGAGTAGCACCGCTGCACCAACAAGTGAAAAAAAGGTACTTAAATTCATAAAAATGGACGCTTCTGCCGCACCAATTTTTCCGATCGCGTAATTATAAATCATATGACCGAATGCTGTTGCCATAATCGCTGAAAAGAAGAAGACAATCCAAACAAAAGGAGGAGCTTCTGATAGATGAGCGAGACCTTGTGGCTCCATCCATAAGCTGATCACAAATAGCACCAGCGATCCAAAGAACAGCATATACCCTGTTAATAGCCGAGGGTCAAGCGTTGCTGCCGCTTTTTTAATCAGAATAAAGCTGAGTGCCTGAGAAAGAATCGCAAGAAAAATATCAATATCTCCTGTGGTCATTGTACTGATGCCTGTTTCACCAGCAAGCACGGTAAAGCTCACACCAACCCCGCCAAGAAGAAAGCCGATCCAGCGAGCAACGGTGAGTCTTCCTTTTAATAGCATGGTGGCAAAAAGAGCCGTCAGTAAGGGACCTAATCCTAAAATGAGTCCAGCGTTCGTCGCTGATGTCTTCGTTAATCCTTCCGCTAAAAAATAATGATGACAAACGACACTTAACAACGCCCCTCCAAAAATATATCCCCATTCTTTTCCTTGAGGTCGCCGAACATTGTTTGTCATTTTAAGAGTGAAGAATACCGCTAACGAGGCAGTGAAAATCCGCAAAGCTGTAATCGTTACGGGCGGAAAATGGTCCACCAAAATTTTAATAAGCGACACATTCACTCCCCAGATCATCATCGTTCCTATTAGAATGAAATAAATCCTCATTTGTCCCACACAATCCCTCCTTTAGTATGATTATATACTTGTAAGAGAGGATGAGGGGACAAAAAATAGTGCCCTTCCATGCGAAGAAGGGCACTATTTTTTATTCAATGATACTAGGATTCAATTCAGGTGCTGTAGCCGTTTCTCTATTTGATTCAACTGCTTCAGGGTGAAATTCATTTTCCACTTTAGAGATAACTACTGTTGCTACACCGTTACCAATCAGATTTGTGATCGCACGGGCTTCGGACATAAAGCGATCCACACCAAGGAGAAGTGCGATCCCTTCAACAGGAATGACTGGGAAGGCGGCTAGAGTAGCTGCTAATGTGATGAAACCAGAACCAGTGACACCAGCCGCTCCTTTTGATGTGAGCATTAAGATTGCCATTAATGTTAGTTGCTCCCAGATTGTTAAATCCACACCATATGCTTGGGCGATAAAGATAGATGCCATTGACAAGTAAATGGATGTCCCATCAAGATTGAATGAATATCCAGTCGGAACAACTAGTCCGACAACTGATTTGGAACAGCCATATTTCTCGAGTTTTTCCATCATTTTTGGTAAAGCAGATTCAGAAGAAGAAGTACCAAGAACAAGCAAAATCTCTTCTTTTAAATAAGCGATAAATTTCGTGATGCTAAAGCCGTAGAACTTAGCAATCCCACCAAGTACGAGAAAGATAAATAAGAACATTGTGATGTATACAGATCCCATTAGTTTTCCTAATAAAACTAAAGAGCCAAGTCCAAATTTGCCGATCGTATAAGCCATTGCACCAAAAGCGGCGATTGGCGATACTTTCATAATCATATTAACGATACCAAAAAAGACATCCGCTAATTTTTCAAAAAAGTCGACCAGTGGCTTAGAGCGTTCACCCATTGCTGCCATTGAAAGACCAAATAAAACAGCAAAGAATAAAATTGGTAGTAGCTCACCTTTTGCGAAAGCCGCAATGATATTATCTGGAATAATGTTTACGAAGAAAGCGATAAATCCGTGACTCGTTTCTGCCGCTTGTTGCGTATATTCAGAAATGTCTCCACCTTCAACCGCACTTGTATTAAAGCCGACGCCAGGTTTTACTATATTGACGACAAGAAGTCCAATTAATAAAGCAAGTGTCGTTACGATTTCGAAATAAAGGAGTGCTTTACCTCCGATACGCCCTACTTTCTTTAAATCTCCCATGCTACCGATTCCGATGACTACTGTAAGAAAGACGATTGGCGCAATAACCATTTTAATTAATTTAATAAAGACGTCAGCTAAGACTTTCAATTGTTCTCCGAAAGAGGGAAAAAGAAAACCGACAATAATACCAAGAATAATACCAATGACAACACGAACCGTTAAGTTATTCAACGCTTTTTTCATTTTATTGATCCTCCTTGTCTGTTGATAGCGTTTTCATTTGCTACATTTATGTTAACAGACAATTTAGACAATAAAAATTTATGGTTATATTGTTCTTTTTGTTCTTTTTGTTCACAAAAAACTAACGAATTTCCTGAATTTCCTTCATAAGTTGCTTGCTAGGTGTTTGTTCAATTTGCTCATAAAGAGGTTTGAACACCTTTTTCCATTGTTGCTTTTCTTGATCAGTTAATTCGTATATTTTTATAGGGGAGGAATGGCGGATGTCCTGCAATTGAGTCTCATTCATTTTTTTAGCCATGTCCATATTCCAAGCCGTTGTTTCTTGCAATGCTTCGGTGATGATGTTCTTCATATCGGTCGGTAAATCATCCCAAAAATCTTTATTGACAATGACGACATAGCCTAAGTAGCCATGATTGCTAATGGTCATATGTTTTTGAACTTGATAAAGTCGTTTAGAATAAATGTTGGAAATTGTGTTTTCTTGTCCGTCGATTTGTTGCATTTCTAAGCTGCGATAGACTTCATTAAAAGGCATGCTTACTGTACGAGCGTGCAATAATCTAAATTGTTCTTCAATCATTTGGCCAGGCATTGTTCGAAAGGTTTGCTTTTCAAAATCTTTTGGTTCCATTAGAGGTTTAGTACTGCTGGTCATTTGTTTGAAGCCATTACTCCAGAAGGAAAGACCTAACATCTCTTCATCATCTAGCATTTTTAATAATTTCGTGCCAGTGTCACCTGTCAGCACAGCCTGTACATGCTCATCATTACGGAACAGAAAAGGCAAATCTAACACTTTCCATTGTGGAACGATATCTGTTAGTTTGGAATAAGAAGGAGCAATCATTTCAACCTTCCCATTTTTGACAGCATCTAGTTCGGTGTCATCATCGTAAAGTATCCCATTCTGATACACTTCTACTTGGATTCGACCTTTGGATTTCTTGTGAACAAGTTCTGCAAACCGTTGGGCAGCTAAGCCTTTTGGTGTATTCTCGGCCACTACATGAGAGAAGCGGATCGTGATTATTTGGTCGAGCTCCTGCTGTTCATCATCATAAACAAGCGGGTGTTGAATGGTTAGTTGTTCTTTTATCAAAAAGAAGGCCAATACGAAAATAGTAGATACTATGAGTAATGCATATAATTTTTTCATTGATTATCACCATTTGTATCATATCATTTTTGTTTTGCTTGTATTTATTAATTTTGTCGGCATGATAAAATAATAAAATGAAACTTTAATCATGGGTAGTTTTGATAGAGGATAAAGTAATGGAGGGAAGTGAACGGAATGAAGAAAGTATCTATTCAATGGAAAATCACTGGTTTGATCGTCTTCATTCTAGCCTTTTCCTTATTATTACTCGGTATGGTATTAATCAGTCAATTTATTCAGAAAGAAGAAAATGAATTGAAAGAACGAGCGATTTTAACAGCTCGGACTGTTTCAGAGGTGCCTAATATGGTGCAGCATCTAGAGGCACAGGGAGCTGAGGCGGACAATATGAAAGCAACGATTGAAGAATTAAGGGTGATCAATCAAGCGGATTATATCGTGGTTCTTAATATGGACCGAGTGAGACTGACCCATCCGGTGGAAAGCATGGTAGGGCAAGTGTCAAAAGGAGAAGACGAAGGACCAGCCTTTGCTGAACACTCCTATACATCAAAGGCTAAAGGCGAAATTGGTTCAGTGATTCGGGCTTTTGTGCCGGTAATCAATGAGAAGCATGAACAAATCGGTGTAGTGATTAGCGGTTATAAATTACCTAGCATTTTTGACACGATCTTGACATTAAAGAGAGAAATTTTGTTAACGTCAGCACTAGCTTTGCTCGTTGGTGGATGGGGAGCTTATCTTTTAGCTAGACAAATTAAACGACAAATGTTTTATTTGGAGCCTCATGAAATTGCTAGAATTCTTGTTGAACGAACGGAAACATTTAACGCTATGCATGAGGGAATTATTGCGATCGACAAGAAAGAGAGGATTACTATTTTTAATGATCAAGCGAAGGAAATGCTTGGTGTTGCGGGAGATGTCATTCAAAAGCCGATTCGAGAAATACTTCCGGATACATTTCTTCCAGAAATTCTTCATAAAAATCGAGCTGTATATAATCGCGATCTCCATATTCAAAATCGGGCGATTGTATCCAATCGCGTTCCAATTAAAGTAGACGGGGAGACGGTAGGAGCCATTGCTATTTTCCAGGATCGGACGAAAGTAAAGCAAATGGCAGAGGAGTTGACGAGCGTAAAAGCGTTCGTGAACGCGCTTCGTGTTCAAAATCATGAGCATATGAATAAGTTACATACGATTGCTGGGTTAATTCAGCTTGGCAATAAAGAAAAAGCATTAGCTTATGTGTTCCAAGTAACGGGAGAGCAGGAAGAGCTGATGAACTTTTTAAGCCGAAATATTCATGATGACAGTATTTCCGGACTGTTGCTTAGCAAAGTCAGTCGTGGCAAGGAACTAGGGATTCAAGTGACGATTGACGGGCATAGTACATTGGACAGTTTGCCGCAAGCTTTAGATCATCATGATTTTGTGATTGTATTAGGAAATCTTATTGAGAATGCATTCGATTCTTTTTCAACAACTAGTGAAGATAATCAAATTTACGTAAGTATTAGACAAACTGAGCAGGCCGTATCGATTCTTGTAGAAGATAACGGTTCAGGTATTCCAAAAGATAAACAACAACGAATATTTGAACAAGGATATTCAACGAAGGCCGCTGCTGGTCGCGGAATTGGACTGTTTTTAATTCAACAAATTGTCGAAAAAGGAAATGGAACGATTCAAGTGGAATCACAAGAAGGCCAAGGAACAACGATTTCCATTATGTTTCCGATGTCGCTAACAGAAAAGGAGGAGAGTCTATCATGAAAGTGATTCTAATTGAAGATGATCCCATGGTGCAAGAAGTGAATCGCCAGTTTGTGAATCAAGTAGATGGTTTTGAAGTAGTGGGGGTTGCATCAAACGGGGCGGAAGGGTTAGAACTCGTCAAGTCTCTTCAGCCAGAACTGGTGATTGTGGATATTTATATGCCACAAGTGGATGGCTTAGAGGTATTGAAGCAAATTCGGACAGAAGGGTTCCAAGTAGACGTCATTGCGATCACGGCTGCTAGCGATGCTGAAACGATTCGAAAAGTCATTCAGCAAGGAGCTTTTGATTACATCATGAAGCCATTTAAGTTTGAGCGAATCAAGCAGGCACTAGAGAAATATCGCTCCTATCGCAATCGACTCATTGATCACGGGACGATGTCTCAAAAAGAACTAGATAGTATCTTGTTTCAAAAAGAAGAATATGTGGAAGCTGAACTTCCGAAAGGACTAAATGCCGTCACCTTGAAAAAAGTAACCAGCTATTTAGCTAGTTTGACTGTCCCTGTTTCTGCCGAAGAAGTGGCAGAAGGCATCGGTCTTGCAAGAGTGACAGCTCGCCGTTATCTCGATTACCTTGAGAAATGTGGAAAGGTTAAATTAGATGTTCAATACGGGGGCATTGGCCGTCCGATCAATCGATATACGTATCAAAGCTGAAAGGGACCGTCTCGTAAGTAATTGAGACGGTCCCTTCTGTACCGAAAGCGAAGCGACAGGTGCAAAAACCCCTAATATGAAGAGTGGATCGGCACTCTGGCAAATCCGAAATCTTTCTTCAAACTATTGAAAAAAGATTGAAGAAAATTAGTTGGTTATGAAATTTATAGGAAGGAAGTTTAACGATTCAATAACAGTCTCCATTTCTTCACACTTATCTCAAAATGTCGCCGTAATCTTTAAAATGACATTTCTTTATTAAGGGGGTTATGAGATTGAACTTTCCAACTATCGAATTTCCTTGGCTTGGAAATGGGATGATTATCGCTTTCATTGCGATTGTTCATGTCATTATTAGTCATGGCGTAGCAATTGGGGCAACGACCTTAATGGTGACGGCTGAGTATAACGCATTTCGAAAGAAGGACATTAAGCTGGATGCCTTTGCTAGAAAAATGGCGAAGTGGATTTTGATTATTACAACGACAGTAGGTGCGATGACGGGGGTAGGTATTTGGTTTTCGACGACGGTGGTTCAGCCGGATTCGATCGGTTCACTTTTGCGCATCTTCTTCTGGGCGTGGGTGGCCGAATGGTTTGTTTTTATTACAGAAGTCGTTCTTTTAATTATTTATTACTACACTTGGGATTTGTATAAGGAAACAGAGAAAAAGATGAAGCATATTCGCATCGGTATTGCACTATGTATTTTTTCATGGATTACCGCTGCGATTATTACCGCTGTGCTGGCAGCTAAGTTGACGCCAGGGAGGTGGACAGAGACGTTCTCTTTTTGGCATGCAGTTTTCAATCCGACGTATTTGCCATCATTAGGTTTTAGAACGTTTTTAGCTTTGTTATTGGCGATTGGAATTGTCTCTTTCTTTGTCAAATGGCGCATCAAGGATGAAAACTTAAAGCAGGAGATCTTTCGTATTTTCTCCGTCTGGGCGGCAATTTCCATTCCGGGGATTTTAATTACAGCCATTTGGTATTTACAATCCATTCCTCCAGAAGCGTATGATTTGGTCGTTTATTCAACGGGGATGAGTGAAAAAATGTTCGACCTAGTTAATTTAACTGGTTTAGGCGTTATTTTGCTCTTTATTTTTTGGGCCGCCATTAAGCCGAAGACGTTGCCACTGATTTTATCGTCTGCGATGCTTTGCGCTTCATTAGGCTTTATGGCTGAATTTGAGTTTGTTCGCGAATCGGTTCGAAAACCGTTCATTATTTATGATTATATGTATGCAAACGGCGTACTTGCAAAGGATGCGGAAAAATACAACAAAGAGGGCGTGCTTGCTCATTCCACCTTTGCCGAAACAAAGAGTGTAACAACCGACAATATGTATGAAGCTGGGCAGGAAGTGTATAAAGGCCAATGTATGACATGTCATACAGTGGATGGCTGGCGATCCAAGCGGGCGTTGGATACTCGATTAGATGGCTGGTCAGAGGAAACGATTAAAAGCTTTATTCCAACGATGCATAATGTTCGTCCAGTGATGCCGCCATTTGTGGGAACAGAAGAAGAGTTAGAGGCTTTGAGTCATTATTTATATAAAGTAGTCAATGAAGATCAAGAGAAGAATACAGAGCAAGTAAAGGGGGAGAAAAAGAATGATTCTAGCGCAAGCACTGCCGATACCAAATGATATTCAGCTCCCAATACCAGGTGATATGGGCTTGCTAACGTTTTTGTTGGTTGTCACGTTTTTATTGCATATTGTGTTTGTTAATATCACGATTTCATTGGCCACAGGAGCGGTCATTTTAGAAGCGGTTGGGATCAAAAAACAAAGTACGCTGTATGATCGTGTCGCTCAAATTTGTTCCTATCATGCGTCGATTCATAAAAGTATTGCTGTTGTTCTTGGCGTTGGTCCGATTTTATTAATAAGTGTTGTGTATACGCAATATTTTTATTCATCAACGGTCTTAATCGGTAAAGCATGGTTAAGTGTTATCTTACTATTAATCGTTGCTTTCCTGCTTTTGTACGCTTACAAATTCCTTTGGGAAAAGTTAGAAAATAAGAAAGTGCTGCATTGGATGATTGGCTTAGCGGCATGTTTAATTCTATTATTTGTTCCACTTATTTTTATCGTGAATGTGGTGTCGATGCTTTATCCAGAAAAGTGGATGGAATCAAGCGGCTTTTTCCATGGGTTATTTTATTACCCGCAAGTTTGGCAAAGATATGCCCACTTTATGTTATCGAGCTTTGCTGCAGGTGGATTGTATCTCTATCTTTTCTATACATGGAAATATCGCCGGAAGAAAAAACAAGAGCCGAACTATCAGGAAAAGACAGCCGATCATCGTATAAGAAAGATTGGCATTAAAGCGACATTTTGGTTTACGCTTTGTCAATTTATCGCTGGAACGCTTGTATTATTTTCGTTGGAGCAAGAGGTGATGCTGCTTTATATGGGGGGCCATGCATTAACGACTGGGTTGTTAGTCGGGTCCATTATTGTAACATTCGTTTTATTAGGCTTTTTATACCTCGCAGATAAAAAAGATTCCTATCGTGCATTCATGGGAGCGGTCGTTTCATTTATCATCATTCTAGGGATGATGGGGTGGATGAGGCATGAAGTGCGGGAAGCGTACCTGCAGCCTCATATCGAAGACCATCCGCGAACGCTAGAAACGCCAACGAATAAATGAATGAAAGGGTCGGAGCTGATTCCGACCCTTTTTGTTTGGGTTTTATTTGTTACAGCTCTCTATTTCGTACTAATTGGAAAAAATCTTCAGCAGGGAGCGGCTTGCTGATGTAATATCCTTGCACTTGTTGACAGTGAAGCTGTTTTAAAAACTCCATTTGTTCTTCTGTCTCTACTCCTTCAGCGATGAGTTCTAGTCCTAAGTGTTTGCCCATAGAGAGAATCGTTTCCACGATGGCTTCGCTGCTTTTTTCGATAAATAAACGCTGAATGAAGGATTGGTCAATTTTTAATCGATCGACTGGGAATTGATGTAGGTAACTTAATGAACTATAGCCCGTTCCAAAATCATCAACGGCAATTTGGACGCCAAGACTTTTTAATTTATGTAATTTCTTTAATGCGAGCTCGATGTTTAACGTCATACTTTCTGTAATTTCTAATTCTAACTGATCTGGTTGTAAGTTACATGACTCTAGTGCATGAGAAACA
Proteins encoded in this region:
- a CDS encoding DMT family transporter encodes the protein MRIYFILIGTMMIWGVNVSLIKILVDHFPPVTITALRIFTASLAVFFTLKMTNNVRRPQGKEWGYIFGGALLSVVCHHYFLAEGLTKTSATNAGLILGLGPLLTALFATMLLKGRLTVARWIGFLLGGVGVSFTVLAGETGISTMTTGDIDIFLAILSQALSFILIKKAAATLDPRLLTGYMLFFGSLVLFVISLWMEPQGLAHLSEAPPFVWIVFFFSAIMATAFGHMIYNYAIGKIGAAEASIFMNLSTFFSLVGAAVLLDESMLPAHFIGFMLIVSGVLLGSGSLEELWLQRKRNIQIQKRS
- a CDS encoding dicarboxylate/amino acid:cation symporter, whose product is MKKALNNLTVRVVIGIILGIIVGFLFPSFGEQLKVLADVFIKLIKMVIAPIVFLTVVIGIGSMGDLKKVGRIGGKALLYFEIVTTLALLIGLLVVNIVKPGVGFNTSAVEGGDISEYTQQAAETSHGFIAFFVNIIPDNIIAAFAKGELLPILFFAVLFGLSMAAMGERSKPLVDFFEKLADVFFGIVNMIMKVSPIAAFGAMAYTIGKFGLGSLVLLGKLMGSVYITMFLFIFLVLGGIAKFYGFSITKFIAYLKEEILLVLGTSSSESALPKMMEKLEKYGCSKSVVGLVVPTGYSFNLDGTSIYLSMASIFIAQAYGVDLTIWEQLTLMAILMLTSKGAAGVTGSGFITLAATLAAFPVIPVEGIALLLGVDRFMSEARAITNLIGNGVATVVISKVENEFHPEAVESNRETATAPELNPSIIE
- a CDS encoding DctP family TRAP transporter solute-binding subunit yields the protein MKKLYALLIVSTIFVLAFFLIKEQLTIQHPLVYDDEQQELDQIITIRFSHVVAENTPKGLAAQRFAELVHKKSKGRIQVEVYQNGILYDDDTELDAVKNGKVEMIAPSYSKLTDIVPQWKVLDLPFLFRNDEHVQAVLTGDTGTKLLKMLDDEEMLGLSFWSNGFKQMTSSTKPLMEPKDFEKQTFRTMPGQMIEEQFRLLHARTVSMPFNEVYRSLEMQQIDGQENTISNIYSKRLYQVQKHMTISNHGYLGYVVIVNKDFWDDLPTDMKNIITEALQETTAWNMDMAKKMNETQLQDIRHSSPIKIYELTDQEKQQWKKVFKPLYEQIEQTPSKQLMKEIQEIR
- a CDS encoding sensor histidine kinase — translated: MKKVSIQWKITGLIVFILAFSLLLLGMVLISQFIQKEENELKERAILTARTVSEVPNMVQHLEAQGAEADNMKATIEELRVINQADYIVVLNMDRVRLTHPVESMVGQVSKGEDEGPAFAEHSYTSKAKGEIGSVIRAFVPVINEKHEQIGVVISGYKLPSIFDTILTLKREILLTSALALLVGGWGAYLLARQIKRQMFYLEPHEIARILVERTETFNAMHEGIIAIDKKERITIFNDQAKEMLGVAGDVIQKPIREILPDTFLPEILHKNRAVYNRDLHIQNRAIVSNRVPIKVDGETVGAIAIFQDRTKVKQMAEELTSVKAFVNALRVQNHEHMNKLHTIAGLIQLGNKEKALAYVFQVTGEQEELMNFLSRNIHDDSISGLLLSKVSRGKELGIQVTIDGHSTLDSLPQALDHHDFVIVLGNLIENAFDSFSTTSEDNQIYVSIRQTEQAVSILVEDNGSGIPKDKQQRIFEQGYSTKAAAGRGIGLFLIQQIVEKGNGTIQVESQEGQGTTISIMFPMSLTEKEESLS
- a CDS encoding response regulator, which gives rise to MMKVILIEDDPMVQEVNRQFVNQVDGFEVVGVASNGAEGLELVKSLQPELVIVDIYMPQVDGLEVLKQIRTEGFQVDVIAITAASDAETIRKVIQQGAFDYIMKPFKFERIKQALEKYRSYRNRLIDHGTMSQKELDSILFQKEEYVEAELPKGLNAVTLKKVTSYLASLTVPVSAEEVAEGIGLARVTARRYLDYLEKCGKVKLDVQYGGIGRPINRYTYQS